The proteins below are encoded in one region of Belonocnema kinseyi isolate 2016_QV_RU_SX_M_011 chromosome 5, B_treatae_v1, whole genome shotgun sequence:
- the LOC117173458 gene encoding uncharacterized protein LOC117173458 isoform X3 produces the protein MLKKYEDFFEEFGSLSLWFLHRKGGDKFAYGRSSCLIGYNKLERRRLFEERKWKFNEAFCEYYHKKLILANQVPVDDEEVVDYILDGMPDLQLRTQARMRCLKTSSELLEGFNKSSLQLQLTKVLFQESRCEY, from the exons ATGCTGAAGAAATACGAAGACTTTTTTGAGGAGTTTG GAAGTTTATCCCTATGGTTCTTGCATAGAAAAGGAGGAGATAAATTCGCATACGGAAGAAGCAGCTGCCTTATTGGATACAACAA GTTAGAACGTCGAAGGCTGTTTGAAGAAAGAAAGTGGAAATTCAACGAGGCATTTTGTGAATActatcacaaaaaattaatcctaGCTAATCAAGTACCAGTGGACGATGAAGAGGTGGTGGATTATATACTTGATGGAATGCCAGATTTGCAATTAAGAACTCAAGCCCGCATGAGGTGTTTGAAAACATCATCTGAATTATTAGAAGGATTTAATAAAAGTAGTCTTCAACTCCAGCTGACAAAG GTCCTTTTTCAAGAAAGTCGATGTGAATATTGA
- the LOC117173553 gene encoding uncharacterized protein LOC117173553 yields the protein MALSIMERKGTKPSSLMDVVEFMRENRWCVGLVPEYLRFIKLLMTIPGSSCSNERSFSVLRHEIKVMLQALDLKLEGFERSIQYDLYKKFQEIKEEVRAVHRPDLTLALQRRSILPAFPKTDLQDFKDFDQQLLNPEMFEAFKPFILLHSDRLTDMNSAFNVIIPMIIDKNVQMQYTGFERPKNNVAKENFSTTHSFLIFEEIILQKCPNTVSVKDINRKLSRGLSQAPDRKERLNKIAKAGSSGSNREAVTDP from the exons ATGGCGTTGAGTATTATGGAGCGCAAAGGAACAAAACCTTCAAGTTTGATGGATGTTGTTGAATTCATGCGCGAAAATCGTTGGTGCGTGGGACTTGTTCCTGAATATTTGCGCTTCATAAAATTACTCATGACCATACCAGGATCATCTTGCTCAAACGAAAGAAGCTTCTCTGTGTTGCGAC atGAGATTAAGGTGATGCTACAAGCCTTGGACTTAAAATTGGAGGGATTTGAGAGGAGCATTCAGTACGATTTATACaagaagtttcaagaaattaaggAAGAAGTGCGAGCTGTTCATCGCCCTGACCTAACATTGGCATTACAAAGACGCTCAATATTGCCAGCGTTTCCGAAAAcggatttacaagattttaaagactttgatcAACAACTTTTAAATCCGGAGATGTTTGAAGCCTTT AAGCCATTCATATTACTGCACTCCGATCGGCTGACGGATATGAATTCGGCATTCAACGTTATCATACCGATGATAATAGATAAAAACGTACAGATGCAATATACCGGATTTGAACGGCCAAAAAATAATGTGGCGAAGGAGAATTTTTCGACAACTCACTCTTTCCTTATTTTTGAAG AAATTATACTACAGAAATGTCCGAATACTGTTTCCGTCAAAGACATAAACAGAAAACTAAGTCGTGGGCTATCGCAAGCTCCAGACAGAAAAGAACGCCTTAATAAGATTGCCAAAGCAGGCTCATCAGGCTCAAATCGAGAAGCCGTAACAGACCCATAA
- the LOC117173458 gene encoding uncharacterized protein LOC117173458 isoform X1, protein MIIPDQSPLQTDSVFPSLPLNSSTNLTLMQREMKLMRRERDLLAREVRLLQRQNQVQGHSITGSSNSLSSHSNVNIRDISDLLSEFSGSNRNFYQWEKQLQLLSATYKLNDNLAKILLSSKLRSNALEWFHSKSDHIEMSMEDLLKDMKQMFDHRPNRLERRRLFEERKWKFNEAFCEYYHKKLILANQVPVDDEEVVDYILDGMPDLQLRTQARMRCLKTSSELLEGFNKSSLQLQLTKVLFQESRCEY, encoded by the exons ATGATTATTCCAGATCAGAGCCCTTTACAAACAGATTCTGTTTTTCCGTCACTGCCGCTGAATTCTTCAACGAATTTGACTTTGATGCAACGTGAAATGAAACTTATGAGAAGGGAGAGAGATTTGCTTGCACGGGAAGTACGACTATTACAACGTCAAAATCAGGTTCAAGGACATTCAATAACAGGTTCATCAAATTCATTAAGTTCTCATTCCAACGTCAATATTAGAGATATTAGTGATTTATTAAGCGAATTTAGTGGATCTAATCGCAATTTCTATCAGTGGGAAAAACAACTGCAACTCCTCAGTGCAACTTATAAACTGAACGATAACCTTGCAAAAATTTTGCTCAGTTCGAAGTTGAGAAGcaatgctttagaatggtttcaTTCTAAATCAGATCATATTGAAATGAGTATGGAAGACTTACTTAAAGATATGAAGCAGATGTTTGACCATCGACCTAACAGGTTAGAACGTCGAAGGCTGTTTGAAGAAAGAAAGTGGAAATTCAACGAGGCATTTTGTGAATActatcacaaaaaattaatcctaGCTAATCAAGTACCAGTGGACGATGAAGAGGTGGTGGATTATATACTTGATGGAATGCCAGATTTGCAATTAAGAACTCAAGCCCGCATGAGGTGTTTGAAAACATCATCTGAATTATTAGAAGGATTTAATAAAAGTAGTCTTCAACTCCAGCTGACAAAG GTCCTTTTTCAAGAAAGTCGATGTGAATATTGA
- the LOC117173458 gene encoding uncharacterized protein LOC117173458 isoform X2: MIIPDQSPLQTDSVFPSLPLNSSTNLTLMQREMKLMRRERDLLAREVRLLQRQNQWEKQLQLLSATYKLNDNLAKILLSSKLRSNALEWFHSKSDHIEMSMEDLLKDMKQMFDHRPNRLERRRLFEERKWKFNEAFCEYYHKKLILANQVPVDDEEVVDYILDGMPDLQLRTQARMRCLKTSSELLEGFNKSSLQLQLTKVLFQESRCEY, from the exons ATGATTATTCCAGATCAGAGCCCTTTACAAACAGATTCTGTTTTTCCGTCACTGCCGCTGAATTCTTCAACGAATTTGACTTTGATGCAACGTGAAATGAAACTTATGAGAAGGGAGAGAGATTTGCTTGCACGGGAAGTACGACTATTACAACGTCAAAATCAG TGGGAAAAACAACTGCAACTCCTCAGTGCAACTTATAAACTGAACGATAACCTTGCAAAAATTTTGCTCAGTTCGAAGTTGAGAAGcaatgctttagaatggtttcaTTCTAAATCAGATCATATTGAAATGAGTATGGAAGACTTACTTAAAGATATGAAGCAGATGTTTGACCATCGACCTAACAGGTTAGAACGTCGAAGGCTGTTTGAAGAAAGAAAGTGGAAATTCAACGAGGCATTTTGTGAATActatcacaaaaaattaatcctaGCTAATCAAGTACCAGTGGACGATGAAGAGGTGGTGGATTATATACTTGATGGAATGCCAGATTTGCAATTAAGAACTCAAGCCCGCATGAGGTGTTTGAAAACATCATCTGAATTATTAGAAGGATTTAATAAAAGTAGTCTTCAACTCCAGCTGACAAAG GTCCTTTTTCAAGAAAGTCGATGTGAATATTGA